A region from the Acyrthosiphon pisum isolate AL4f chromosome A1, pea_aphid_22Mar2018_4r6ur, whole genome shotgun sequence genome encodes:
- the LOC100164959 gene encoding cytochrome b561 — protein MRLIGHSMSSDNGRTSLYTRFYIIFQIIGLTLIFYVYNWIVQYRGGFSITEPKIIFNWHPLLMTIAFIYLLANSILHYRTFQNNTKRKLKNQHALIHGCILILIVIAGFAAFVSHQYAKPPIPHLYSLHSWLGVLTIVMFLSQLFSGLWCFLYPGAAKQHRETLAPYHVFFGISIFILAVATAVLGFCEKIIFSLDKQYKLLPAEGVLGNILGILCVVYCLLVVYMITKPEFKRHPKLEYETLL, from the exons ATGCGATTAATCGGTCATAGTATGTCTAGTGACAATGGCCGGACTAGTTTGTATACtaggttctatataatatttcag ataattgGATTAACactcatattttatgtatacaattggATTGTTCAATATCGAGGAGGGTTTAGTATAACtgaacctaaaataatattcaattggcATCCATTATTGATGACAAttgcattcatttatttattggcAAATT ctaTTCTTCATTATCGTACATTTCAGAATAATACgaaacgaaaattaaaaaaccaacatGCGCTTATTCATGGTTGTATATTAATCCTTATCGTAATTGCTGGATTTGCTGCTTTTGTTTCACACCAATATGCTAAACCTCCAATTCCTCATTTGTATTCTTTACACAGTTGGTTAGGAGTTCTCACTATTGTAATGTTCTTATCTCAG CTATTTAGTGGACTCTGGTGTTTCTTATATCCGGGAGCAGCTAAACAACATAGAGAAACTTTGGCACCGTATCACGTGTTCTTTGGTATTTCCATCTTCATATTAGCAGTTGCAACTGCCGTACTAGGATtctgtgaaaaaataattttttcttt GGACAAACAATATAAACTGCTCCCGGCAGAAGGTGTTCTTGGAAACATTTTAGGTATTCTATGTGTAGTTTACTGTTTATTAGTGGTTTATATGATTACCAAACCTGAATTCAAGAGACACCCTAAACTAGAATATGAGACTCTACTTTAA